The sequence TGGTCGGGCCGTCGGCGGTGATAATGTTGCCGTCCACTGCCACCCCCGGCCCGCAGTAATGGGCGCCCATGCGTTCCAGGGTTTTCGCCTCGCTTGCCGAGACCGTGGCATTGCGGCCCGTAAGCAGCCCGGCGTTAGCCAGCACCACCGGGGCCAGGCAAATAGCCGCCACCAGTTTGCCCCGTTCGTGCATGGCGCGAGCAATGCGCAGGGCCTGGGGGTCGTGGTAGTAGCGCTTTACGCCCAATCCGCCCACGAACACGACCCCGTCGAAGATTTCGGGATCAACCTGCGCCAGGGTCAGCCCTGGCATCACCCGCCCGCCGAGCATGCCGCTGCAGGGCCGGTTAGTTGTGCTGGCCACTACCGTGCTATGGCCGGCCCGCTCCAGTTCGGCGCGGGTTTCAAACAGCTCTTCGTCACGAAACTGCTCGGGGGGGACGATCATCAGAATATGGGCCATTGTGCTACCTCGCTTTCGATGTCATGCGGTCCAGAGGGGAATCTATACCCCTCGCGCCCCGCTGTGCGCGCCCATGGCTCTCAGTGTACAACGCGCTGCGTTATGTGGGCGGATCAAAATCGCTACCCTGGCGAACGGTTCGATCACCAGGGAGACTTCGAGAGTGGCGGTAAGAAAAGCCTGGCAGGACTATGCTCTGTCAGGACTCATCGAGATTTGCCGACGCGCCGAACTCGACCCGGACCGGGCAGGAAAACCCTGGGAGGGCTACGCCTTGCCAGACCCTCTCATCAGGCTTGTACATTACCCAAAACTTGCCGCTGGCAGCGGGTGTTGCGCCTGCACCGGCTGATGAAGATTAAGAATTAAATCCGGCATAGCCCGCGCAGGCGGGCTTCGCATCCGTAGCCCGCGGCTTCAGCCGCTGGGCTACAGAGCGAATACCGGTTTATATTCTTAATCTTCATAAGCCGGGCGTCCGCCTGCGCGGATGACGGCTCCGTCCTGTGAGACCCATCGTTGTAACTTATTAGTCTGTGAACGAAGTTTTTCGGCAAACCCCCCCTCCCCAACCCTCCCCCGCTGGGGTTTAAGGGCGGACAGAACACCCGAGCGAACACCGGCGCTACCGCATTGGAACTGCTCCGAGCACGGTTCTGGCCTCCCCTCTCCCGCACGCGGGAGAGGGGCAGAGAGTGAGGATGAAACAGCGCATCCCAACGCCATGAATCACATCTGCGCTCATGCGTTCTGTCCGCCCCTAAACCCGCCGGGGGAGGGAATCCGACGCCTCCCCGATCGGGGGGGAGGTTGGGAGGGGGGCGGAAATGCAAGGAAACTTCGTTTACAGACTAATTAGTCGTTACTGTCCGTCATCACATAGCCTTCCCTTTTAAAGGAGGTCCCTATGCCCAACCATCGGCCCGTCATCTTCGAGCACGGCCTGTTCGGCTTTGGACCCAACGAACTGGAGCCGCTGAACTACTGGGCAGCGCGCTCCGCGTAGCCTCGCCGCTGCCGCGCTTCGAGGCCAGCGTGGGGCCGATCAGTTCAGCCTACGACCGCGCCTGCGAACTGGCGGCGCAGATCAAGGGCGCGCGGGTGGACTATGGAGCTGAACACTCCACGCAGGCCGGTCACGCGCGTTTCGGGCGCGATTACACCGGCAAGGGCTTTGCGCCCGACTGGAGCGCCAGCAATCCGGTGCATCTGGTGGGTCACAGCCTGGGCGCGCAGACGATCCGCTGCCTGCAGCATCTGCTGGCCAGCGATGCCTGGGGCTGGGGCAGCGACGCCCGCCGGGTCGCCTCGATCAGCGCCATTTCGGGAGTGCTTAACGGCAGCACACTAACCTACTTCTTCGGCGTGGACGAGCAGAGCGGGCGACTCAAACCTGAGAACGGCATCGTTCTGATCGCGCTGATGCTCGAAATGTTTACCACCGCCACCGGGCGCTTCCTGGAGGTGCTCTACGATTTCGACCTGCAGCACTGGGGTTTCAGCCGGCGCGCCGATGAGACCCTCCTCGACTACCTCAACCGCCTGGCCGGGTCACCCTTCTTCTGGGGCGCCGACAACGTCGCCTACAGCCTCTCGTTGCAGGGGGCCTACGCCGATAACGGCGTCTGGAATACGTATCCGCACACCTATTACTTCGCCTACATCACTGAACAGACCAGCGCGGGCCTGATCAGCGGCCGCCACTACCCGGATTTTCGCATGAACCCGGCGCTGCTGGGCCTCTCCACCTATATGGGGCGCAAGGAGTTCGCCTATCCGCCCATCCCGCTGGCCAACTTTCGTAGCGCCGACTGGTGGGAGAATGATGGCCTGGCGCCGACAGTTTCGCAGCGCCACCCCTTCACCAATGGAAACCACCCCGCCGGCGCCAAGTTCGACGCCAACACCCCATCAAGCGCCTTTGCGCCGGGGCAGTGGCACTTCTGCTGGGAGCGGGGCATGGACCACCTGGACATCTGTATCACGCCGCAACTCACCCAGTTTGGCCGGCAGCGGCGCTTCTACCAGCGTTTGCTCCGGCGCCTGGCCGCGTTGAC is a genomic window of Chloroflexaceae bacterium containing:
- a CDS encoding DJ-1/PfpI family protein produces the protein MAHILMIVPPEQFRDEELFETRAELERAGHSTVVASTTNRPCSGMLGGRVMPGLTLAQVDPEIFDGVVFVGGLGVKRYYHDPQALRIARAMHERGKLVAAICLAPVVLANAGLLTGRNATVSASEAKTLERMGAHYCGPGVAVDGNIITADGPTSARRFGQAIAAHFAPVVV